Proteins co-encoded in one Halorussus lipolyticus genomic window:
- a CDS encoding RIO1 family regulatory kinase/ATPase, whose protein sequence is MSIRRLVRGTIEWERLEAVFAEFARRYDRLELRVEFLDADNWLSTPCVVDERWFVKIITKQNSLVHALFTGARNLGAFSSGTEGFFEHSAGPVEMARQELEATERMREIGLNAPAPTEVFEVDDMAVLVMEYLPDFRTFDEMGAEEVELLAPDVFESLSAMHDHRLAHGDLRGENVLVHDGEVYFIDATTVREDAIDEARSYDLACALAALEPRIGATESVASAAEHYSADQLLSAREFLDFVNIRPDHDFDAVSVKGEIEKLADSNGE, encoded by the coding sequence ATGAGCATCCGGCGGCTGGTGCGGGGCACCATCGAGTGGGAGCGACTCGAAGCGGTCTTCGCGGAGTTCGCCCGGCGCTACGACCGGCTGGAACTCCGGGTGGAATTTCTGGACGCCGACAACTGGCTCTCGACGCCGTGCGTCGTGGACGAACGCTGGTTCGTCAAAATCATCACCAAACAGAACTCGCTGGTCCACGCGCTCTTTACCGGAGCGCGTAACCTCGGGGCGTTCTCGTCGGGCACCGAAGGCTTCTTCGAGCATTCGGCGGGACCGGTCGAGATGGCCCGACAGGAGTTGGAGGCCACCGAGCGCATGCGCGAAATCGGGCTGAACGCGCCCGCTCCCACCGAGGTCTTCGAGGTGGACGACATGGCCGTCCTCGTGATGGAGTACCTGCCGGACTTCCGGACCTTCGACGAGATGGGTGCCGAGGAGGTCGAACTCCTCGCGCCCGACGTCTTCGAGTCGCTGTCTGCGATGCACGACCACCGACTGGCCCACGGCGACCTGCGGGGAGAGAACGTCCTCGTCCACGACGGCGAGGTCTACTTCATCGACGCGACCACGGTCCGCGAGGACGCCATCGACGAGGCCCGGTCCTACGATTTGGCCTGCGCGCTGGCCGCGCTCGAACCCCGAATCGGTGCGACCGAATCAGTCGCGTCTGCGGCCGAACACTACTCGGCCGACCAGTTGCTCTCTGCGAGGGAGTTTCTGGACTTCGTGAACATCCGACCCGACCACGACTTCGACGCGGTGAGCGTCAAGGGCGAAATCGAGAAGCTGGCCGACTCGAACGGCGAGTGA